From Channa argus isolate prfri chromosome 18, Channa argus male v1.0, whole genome shotgun sequence, the proteins below share one genomic window:
- the LOC137104140 gene encoding tripartite motif-containing protein 16-like has translation MAQQKIHTEQEKLCCSICLDLLRDPVTLPCGHSYCMSCVKNYWDEDQEETCSCPQCRQFFSPRPVLVKNIILADLVEDLKKTGLQAAPADPCYAGAEDVACDFCTGTKMKASKSCLQCLVSYCDQHLQPHYKSAAFEKHKLVDPTKKLQENICTRHNEVMKIFCRTDQQCICYLCSMDEHKGHNTISAAAEMTEKLGELGLSRREIQQRVQDREKEVKQLQQEAEDMNRSADKAVRDSEKVFSGLISLIEKKSFDLIQQIRSLQMNEVDRVKELQEKLQQEITELKRKDVELEKLSHTQDHVQFLNIYLSLTHLSEPKNPASVSIQPLHYFEDVTAALLNIRDKLQNILSEEWDKISQRVKHPEISLTQPEPKTRTDFLQFSCDITLDPNTANPQLLLSEGNRRITVVRGKQLHHPHHPDRFIQNQQVLGTKSLTSRHYWEVEMKEPALRVLVAVTLKDISRTGHESRFGNNDTSWVLDHSDTCSYEFIHNKIKTSISAPESLRLGVYLDHSAGILSFYSVSNIMNLLHRVQTTFTRPLYVGLGLYGYDCSVKLC, from the coding sequence ATGGCGCAGcaaaaaattcacacagaacaaGAAAAACTCTGCTGTTCGATCTGTTTGGATCTACTGAGGGATCCAGTGACTCTTCCCTGTGGGCACAGCTACTGTATGAGCTGTGTGAAAAATTACTGGGATGAAGATCAAGAAGAAACCTGCAGCTGTCCTCAGTGCAGACAGTTCTTCTCACCGAGGCCTGTCCTGGTGAAAAATATCATATTAGCAGATTTAGTGGAGGATCTGAAGAAGACAGGACTTCaagctgctccagctgatcCCTGCTATGCTGGAGCTGAAGATGTGGCCTGTGATTTCTGCACTGGGACAAAAATGAAAGCCAGCAAGTCCTGTCTGCAGTGTCTGGTCTCGTACTGTGACCAACACCTCCAGCCTCACTATaaatctgcagcctttgaaaAACACAAGTTGGTCGACCCCACAAAGAAGCTCCAGGAGAACATCTGTACCCGCCACAATGAGGTGATGAAGATTTTCTGCCGCACTGATCAGCAGTGCATCTGTTACCTCTGCTCCATGGACGAACACAAGGGTCACAATACgatttcagctgcagcagaaatgaCTGAGAAGCTGGGAGAGCTTGGGCTGAGTCGACGAGAGATCCAACAGAGAGtgcaggacagagagaaagaagtgaaGCAACTTCAGCAGGAGGCCGAGGATATGAACCGCTCAGCTGATAAAGCAGTGAGGGACAGTGAAAAGGTCTTCTCAGGTTTGATCAGTCTGATtgagaaaaaaagctttgattTGATACAGCAGATCAGATCATTGCAAATGAATGAGGTGGATAgagtcaaagagcttcaggagaagcttcagcaggagatcactgagctgaagaggaaagatgttgagctggagaagctctcacacacacaggaccaTGTACAatttctaaacatttatttgtctctAACACATCTCAGTGAACCCAAAAACCCAGCCAGCGTCAGCATCCAACCTCTGCACtactttgaggatgtgacagcagctctATTAAACATCAGAGATAAACTACAAAATATTCTAAGCGAGGAATGGGACAAGATCTCACAGAGAGTAAAACATCCGGAAATCTCACTGACGCAACCAGAGCCCAAGACCAGAACTGACTTCTTACAGTTTTCATGCGATATCACACTGGACCCAAACACAGCAAACCCGCAGCTCTTATTATCTGAAGGGAACAGAAGAATAACAGTGGTGAGAGGTAAACAGCTACATCATCCTCATCACCCAGATAGATTCATCCAGAATCAGCAGGTCCTGGGTACAAAGAGCCTAACTAGTCGTcattactgggaggtggagatGAAGGAGCCGGCACTCAGAGTGTTGGTAGCAGTTACATTAAAAGACATCAGTAGAACAGGACATGAAAGCAGATTTGGAAACAACGACACATCTTGGGTGTTAGATCATTCTGACACATGTTCTTATGAATTCATTCATAACAAAATCAAAACTTCCATCTCAGCCCCTGAGTCACTTAGACTTGGAGTTTACCTGGATCACAGTGCAGGGATTCTGTCTTTCTACAGCGTCTCCAACATCATGAACCTTCTCCACAGAGTGCAGACCACATTCACTAGGCCGCTCTATGTTGGACTTGGTCTTTATGGTTATGACTGCTCTGTTAAATTGTGTTAG